In Kwoniella newhampshirensis strain CBS 13917 chromosome 2, whole genome shotgun sequence, one DNA window encodes the following:
- a CDS encoding mitochondrial 54S ribosomal protein uL30m, translated as MLFSRTRSIASSSIRYLSTAAASSSSASSVPSAPSSTATPTHHLITLIRSPIGLTSDSRRTLEALGLFRLRQSVLHPYGETTAGRILRVKELVHVSNVTKREGALLARRKRSEGSGVETSGRVYGGGKGLVAADRI; from the coding sequence atgctCTTCTCACGAACTCGTTCCAtcgcatcttcatcaaTAAGATATCTCTCCACTGCggcagcttcttcttcgtccgcCTCTTCCGTCCCTTCCGCCCCTTCATCCACAGCGACACCGACACACCACCTGATCACGCTCATCCGATCTCCTATAGGTCTCACATCCGACTCGAGACGCACGCTCGAAGCTCTCGGTCTCTTCAGACTACGTCAATCCGTCCTGCATCCATATGGCGAGACTACCGCGGGAAGAATATTGAGAGTTAAGGAACTGGTTCATGTTTCGAATGTCACCAAGCGGGAAGGAGCGTTGTTAGCGAGGAGAAAAAGATCGGAGGGTAGCGGAGTGGAGACTTCAGGCAGGGTGTATGGGGGTGGGAAAGGCTTGGTTGCCGCAGATCGAATATGA
- a CDS encoding GTP-binding protein ypt2, with product MAGPHYDFLIKLLLIGDSGVGKSCLLLRFCDDSWTPSFITTIGIDFKIRTIELDGKRIKLQIWDTAGQERFRTITTAYYRGAMGILLVYDVTDEKSFNNIRTWHANIEQHASPGVNKILIGNKCDWDEKRVVTLDQGRALADEFGLRFLETSAKANEGVEEAFFTLARDIKTRLIDSQPQEAAPVSLGADRRGVDVNKQGSASSSGGCC from the exons ATGGCAGGACCTCATTACGATTT CTTGATCAAACTACTCCTCATCGGTGATTCCG GTGTCGGCAAATCATGTCTCCTCCTTAGATTCTGTGACGACTCATGGACACCCTCGTTCATCACCACCATTG GTATCGATTTCAAGATCAGGACTATCGAACTTGACGGGAAACGAATCAAGCTTCAGATC TGGGACACAGCTG GTCAAGAACGTTTCCGAACTATCACCACTGCGTACTACAGAGGTGCTATGGGTATTCTGTTGGTCTACGACGTCACAGACGAGAAATCGTTCAACA ACATCCGGACTTGGCATGCGAACATCGAACAACACGCCTCACCCGGTGTCAACAAGATCCTTATCGGTAACAAATGCGATTGGGACGAGAAACGAGTCGTCACTCTCGACCAAGGACGTGCTCTTGCGGACGAGTTTGGGTTAAGATTCCTGGAGACTAGTGCGAAGGCCAACGAGGGCGTCGAAGAGGCTTTCTTCACTCTTGCCAG AGATATCAAGACCCGTCTGATCGACTCTCAACCCCAAGAAGCGGCTCCTGTGTCTCTCGGTGCGGACCGACGAGGTGTGGACGTCAACAAGCAAGGAAGCGCGTCATCCAGCGGTGGATGTTGTTAA